Within Scomber japonicus isolate fScoJap1 chromosome 18, fScoJap1.pri, whole genome shotgun sequence, the genomic segment tttacgtatcataaaagaaaatgacattaccataacacatttacaagtaCCGAAACAAATTTATAAATACCAACCATCAACCGGAAGTGATAACGTGGAGCAGCCAATACGAGCAGTTGTTGTCGTCGGTAGAGTTCATGGTGAGCCAAGATGTTGTTTTGCcgtttgtaaaagtgtttcgtGTCTtgttgttaatttgttttctgaaatgtaaatttaTTTCGGtacttgtaaatgtgttatggtaatgtaattttgttttatgatatgtagaaatgttttccaaaatgtaaatttgtctcaagctttgtaaaagtgtttcacatgttgtaATCTTGGTTTGCACCTCCCGGCCACCGTACTACATAAAATACACTTGCAACTTGATGcttgatttttcttttagttttttttaaagattttctctggcatagacacctttatttgaaagtagagagacagaaaattatgggggggtgacatgcagaaaggtccaCCGGCCGGGACTCGAACCGGGGgctcttaaccactcgaccacctgcgcgccgaTGCTTCATTTTTCTGATCTTCCTTCGTCTCTTATTCCACCCTCAGGTCCACTGTACGGATCTCTCCTGAAGGCTTGGCACTGCTTTCTGTCCTCCGCTGATCGGCTGGCCTCCTTACACGCCTCCATCTGTCGCTCCCTGGTGTCGGAGGATGGAGACCGGGTCAGGACCTGGCAGAAGGACACGTTCCACAAGAAGTTATTTGGAGGCTTCAAAGAGTCCCAGGACACTGAGACGGGCTTTGCACGTGCTCAAAAGCCTTGGGCCAAACGGCTTAAAAAGGTCTGAAATTTTAATAAGAATCCAGCagactgtttctctctctctctcttcttttggTTTCAACTGAGCCTGACAGATACAAAATAGATGAGGGTTGCATTCAAAGATACAAAATGCCTTATAAacaaattaaagacatttttcaggtctgtcttaaaacaatactcaGGTTCCCATATGAGCATAGAAATAGTTTttacttgctgtaatcattcctcctgttcacactgaccattagaaaatcccttcataatgtacttctataagtgatgggagacaaaatccgcagttggaaggaaaggaggaaggaagggagaaggaaggaaaggagggagggggggagggaaggaaggagggagggaggaaggaaagaaggaaggaaggaaggaggaagggagggagggagggaaggaaggaaggaaggaagggagggagggaaggaaggaaggtcctTGTTTTGAACGAAACTTAtttgtttattaaaagtttatCTCACACATCACATTTACATTCTTTTTAGCATAaaattccctttttttgtttgtgtttcctcagatagtgtttcctctgttgagctgtggtgcaAGTATATTAACATAAAGAGGGACTTTGCcaataaaaagactgtaatgttgaaatatatttaattaatgtgactaatttggatggctaaagcttcatattagctccAAAttaacttcctcttttttttctttgcacagATGGACAactatggattttttttcaccATCACTTTGTAAGCACATTGGTCACATAGTAAGCTCATTATGAAGGGAAAGGGATATTCTAATGGTCAGCATGAACAGGAAGAACGGTTACAGCCAGAAAAAAAACGAGTCGGTGTTCATTTGGGTACCCGACTGATTTGCAAAATTGTGAGCCAGtccttttactgtaatgtaaataTTGATGCCATAATTTGGAATCACAGTTAAATATTAAaccacaataaataaataaaaatcaccaCTCATACATCCCCACACAAgcattatgttatttattagtTATCTCATGTATCATATTTATAACCATTCTTTTATATAAGATCTTTACATAGAGACAGTGTAACAACATGTAGGATGGTTTCTATCCTTTATTAGCAAAGGAAAGTTAAATAAACATCATGCTCTTTTCTGCAGCACTTTGACATACTTTTAGTTTCACACATCCGCTCAGTGCAGCCTCAGACTTTCTCTGATGGCCAGTAAACAGCTGATGTAGATGATAGTTCAAGGCAGTCTGGAGTTTGTTTTTGGGAACATTTCTCCTTCAAACTCAGCCAGTCAAGGACTCCAGTGACCTGAATCAGACACATTTGAACCAGGAACCCGCTTCTCAACACTCTCTCACTAAATACAAAACTGTTTGACTGATTTgacttcattttaatttcaccaacaaaaacaaacagtattcAAATGAGTAGCTGCAGCACAATCAGGTGCACTGAAGCCCATCAAACccagtttaacagtgtgtgactgacTGTTTTGAGCACACCTAAGGACAAGAGGACATCCATCAAAATTAGACTTACATATTGGCTTCAGAAATATCCACAGGCCCATCAGGGAATCAATACTTCAACTTCTACAACTGATTAAGTAGATGGCCTCAATTCAAAGTCCATATTTAGACCGCAGGGACCTGATGCATCGCTATTTAATCACTGAGATGTTCTTCTAAGGCAGATGCATCTGTTTTTATAAATTAGCTGCAGGTTAAATTGCTTTTGAGTGGGTGGTAGAGTTGCTTAAGCTCATGTAGACAAACCCCCTTTGTAACCTTCTTACAATACTTACCTAATGGACTAACACTTCCTGCATAGTAAAGGTGTTGTTTGGTTCGTACACAGCTGGATAAAGCCAGGAGAGCGTACCACAAGGTGAGCCGTAAGGAGCAGGCGGCCAGGGAGCGAGAGGAACACGCTCAGGGAAACCCGGACGTTGCCATCGAGAAACAGAAGAAGAtccaggaggagagagagctggCTCAGCAGGAGGCAGAGAAGGTACGCAACGCAACACGTGTTTCATCTCGTtatcagggagagagagagagagggaggtagggaaggaaggaaggatggaaggaagtaaggaaggaaagagagaaggagggaggaaggaaaaaaggacagaaggaaggaaaggagggagggaggaaaacaggacagaaggaaggaaggagggaggaaagaaggacggaaggaaggaaggaaggagggagggaggaaagaagggagggaggaaaacaggacagaaggaaggagggagggaggaaaaaggacagaaggaaggaaggaggcaagaaggaaggaaaggagggagggaggaaaacaggacagaaggaaggaaggagggaggaaagaaggacggaaggaaggaaggaagggagggaggaaggaaggaagggagggaggaaggatggaaggagaggaggaaaggagggagggagggaggaaggaaggatggaaggagaggaggaagggagggaggaagaaggaaggaaggaaggacagaatgaagggaggaaagaaggaacagttgtCTTTAATATTGGATATTTCACTAATGATTCACAATTGCAGTGTTTCTCTCTGACTTTATGATGTAGTCTGAAACATATTCTTGTATTATGTGTTCTGTTGTTTGAGTGGTTGCTGCCTATCTTGGCCAGAATACTGCTGAATAAGATGTGTGATCTCAGCACAGTGTCCTTATTGACTCCGAAATGTGTCATTGATTAAGAGCATCCTGTGGACTATTTGACCATTTGGGTCAGTCGTGCCAAGATACCAAACAATACCAACAAAAGTCATATTGGCAAGTGTTTTATGAGGAATGGGATTCATTTTATCCATTTGTTCAGCCTCAAGGATCAAAACACTGTATTGTGAAAGCTGAACACCAGAACAAAGATGGCGCCCATTTAATCCTCTAAGAATTGCTCAATGGGGGCATATGCCAAATAAAGTGAGCTTCCTTCAGTGTTATGCAGTCTGCTGAATATACGCAGTAGTGTTTCCCTCTTAAATCGCTTTTCTCAGCTCAAAGGAAGTTTAACTAATTCTGAATAAAATAGTCAATAGTGACGTTGTCTGCTGTTTGAAGTGGTCTGTTGACAGTTTTACAGACATCTATTtcacaatggtggtctatggggaagATGCTTTTTGTGCTATAGGTGatttttttgctgcaatactGCAATTGGCCACTAGGGGAAATTGtgtcttataatacatccatggaaATAACAAGAAAACCATAAATAGAATACCTTTTAATTTCACCACAACCAATCAGTGTCATTTTAAATAAGACACTAATTGGCACATGGGAGGAAAAAATGACATGTTCAATACCTGAGAAGGAAAGTATTATTTGAGGTAGGCGTTATTTGGTTTTGTAAATTTAATGTTGGCTTAGgctttaaagtaaaaatggtAGTTTCACAGTTTCGTGTCTGTTTTGAGGCTGTTTGATTtagctttagtttttttttttttttgtataatgcAAATGTTTCTGTCATTGCTCTTCCATTTAAATTCAGTGTTGTTGAAGGAAATACTGTAGTTTTAAATTGCCAAGAGGTGCAAGAACTGCAAGATAAATGAAGCTTTACTTTAGGAGAACAAGCAACATGACATTATggttttaaaactgaattacTTTAATAATCTCACTTTTGATATTTACTCAAATCTGGTTGTGTCAAGTTAAAGTTTGTCTCGGGTTATGATCCTTTGATGGTGTTTATGACTGTGTGACACTACATGTATGTTAATATTTCCAGGTTCGTGCCCGCTATGAGAAAGTCCTGGAGGAGGTGAACCGCTACGCTCCTCGCTACATGGAGGAGATGGAGTCCATCTTTGACCAGTCGCAGGAAGAAGAGCGTAAAAGGATTCTCTTCCTTAAACAGGCTTTCCTCTCCATCCACAAACACCTGGACATTACCAACAATGAGAGGTtagccttgtgtgtgtgtgtgtgtgtgtgtgtgtggttgtaaaAGGGGttattaaacaaagaaaaacaaatctttaaacATTAAATCCTCTTACTTATTAAAGATCAGTGTGTGTTGGCAGACAtggaaagctgttttttttaatttgtgcttTTCTCAGCTTGCCTCTTGCTGTGCAGTCGGAACTAAACatgttaaaatcaatactttgactTAATTTAGCCCTAATTAAAAGCCGTTCCACTACGTGTTACCACATGAGTGTTCCTCAGTGACTCATTTCTACTCTAATAAAGGAAATAATAGCTAAGACACAGCAACTTAATTACTTTATAAAATCTGCAGGAGCCACATGGGGATATGTGAGGTAGATGATGATAGAAAATTATATACTCTATTAAACTGCTTAATTTATTGGTAACACTTTAGTTCAAATGCTTTGGATGGCAGTGCATGCAGATTcgaattttaaataaagttttatttctgtatAATCATCTGGGAAACATCAGTAAGTTAAATTCAAATTAATGCCATGCCATTAACTATATAGCTGTCCCTCAGGGTGTTCATTCTGCATGTTGAGTTTATCATATCATACTCAGAGATTATGATGAGTAGTAAAGCCTTATGAGTACCACTTCAACTTAATTGGCATCATTTTGCTGTCTTGGGCTGACTGGACTAAATAATTAATAGTTATTTGAaggaaaatgccaaaaatgttgATGGAAAACGTTTAAAACTGACAGCAAAAATATCTTGAATGGTTTGGATTTTGAATTTTTCTGTATGAATCTTATTTTGGGTTGCTTACTGTCCCGCAGTGTGAGGGGCGTGTATAACGAGATCCACAACACACTGATGGCCATCGACGAGCAGGAGGACCTTCGCTGGTGGAAAAACACCCACGGGCCCGGCATGCCCACCGACTGGCCTCACTTTCaggtattttttttccccccactatttttattctaaattaaattaatgtgaCATTCAAGTGCATATTAACTGCATGTAAATATTTATTCTGTTCAAATGTTATGGGTTTATTTTTAGGAATGGACGCCCGAAAAGAAAGccaaaaaagggaagaaagaagtcGAACAGAAAGCAACGATAGAGAGAAGGTGAGTAGATTCGTCCCGGAGGAAAGTTGTTATGTGCAAAGTAATCTGATGCAGTTTAGCTGATCACACATCCATCTGTCtcattgtttctttctttttgtctgtctgtgtctttctttttccaccAGTGGGATGATCGGAGGAGTGAAAGTAAGAGCTCTGTATGATTATGTTGGCCAGGAGACGGACGAACTTTCCTTTAAAGCAGGTAAACACACAACTACAAACCTGCAAAATGTACTTTGTGTGCaccattgtttgtttgtctatTTATTTGGACAATATTGAAATAGaagataaagtaaataaaagggttaaaagaaaaataaatatacataaaatcataaaagatGTGCAAACAGAGCCaaatatctaaataaaataaacattcatgCACTCATTTGAGACCATTTCTCCCGGCCAGCATgcccatgtgggccccatatgGGTTCAATGCGGGCTACATgtgtactgagtgggcatgggcatgAACTGGGAACATTTTGCAGGTTCCACAGTGTTTCAGTAaaatgggccccacatgtgaagcccaggtgggccccataagggataTAAGTTAAGTGGGCATaaaaacagggcaaattgtatgggacCCATATTGTATCAGAAACATAGGCCCCACATATGtaactcacccagttgggcccaacctgaaacccagtcaaaacccatatgggcaaacacaggtggagttaccatggaaactgcagacaaacctaCATAggacccatattgcagcccaaatttaacccttatggggcccacatggacatgctgggtGGGTATAttacaacagaagttatctcaggccACTTTTCACCTAGAgaaggtctagactgtactcttttaatttaaatagacccaacatgagcagcacttggcagcagcagtcaggaaaaactctcctttaacgggaagaaacctcaagcagaaccgaGCTCTTGGTGGGCGGCcgtctgccttgaccggttgggttgaaggagaaagaaggagagagggggagagggggagaggggagcACGGCAACAacaatactaataatgataatagaaatatgactaataGTAAGGGTGTCAGCAGCAGTGGGAAAAATTAGTAATACTAATAGCCGCAGTGATGAGGCATCAAGCTGGACAGCAGTCGGCCCGCAGCTGTGAGAAGAGAAAGCACCAAACTACAGAGAACATGCCAAGTTAGTAACATGCATTAATGGTACATGAATGCATGCAGATTGcagagctcagtgcatcatgggaagtctCCTGGCAGTCTAGGTCTATCGAAGCATAACAAGGGGCTGGTCCAAGGAAAGCCTGGCTGACCCTTAAAGTttataaaagaaaggaaagttttaagtcTACACTTTAATGTGTAACTGAAAGttaccttttaaaaacacagtaatcTTGTAGTTGTAGGAGTGGTTTGAGGTTCTTGGATATGCATGCTGGAGctgatgacttcctgttttcatcatTGTAAATAGTGCTAAATGTATTGAAACATCAATAAATACACTCAACAACTTGAAGTTTATAGCAGCCTTGTAAAAAAGGGATTCTGTATAGTCCCTCTGTATCCTACACCAAATCTGTTCTGTAATTGATCAATCTTTTGCAGGTTTGTATTATGAGCCAGAGcccaactttatttatatagcatcttGCTTACATAAGATGCTTTATAacaagagaaaaataaacagcatgggttaaaaataaaatggaataaaaaaaaaaacaacaaaaaaaacaaaaaagaaaaacattgaaaCAGATAAGAAGAGATAAaagttaaaatacatttaaccttcctgtcgtcctcccgggtcaaattgaccccgtctgttttgaccgttccttccttccttccttccttccttccttccttccttccttccttccttccttccttccttccttccttccttctgtccttccttccttccttccttccatctgtccttcttcccattctcccttccttccttccttccttccatctgtccttccttccttgcttccttctttccttccatctgtccttcctcccttcctttcctccttccttccttccttccttccatctgtccttccttccttccttccttccttccttccttccttctctccttccttcttttcttccttccttccatctgtccttcctccctttcctttcctccttccttccttccttccttccttccttccttccttctctccttccttcttttcttccttccttccatctgtccttcctccctttcctttccttcctttccttccttccttccttccttccttccttccttccttccttccttcctccctccctcccttcctcctgtccttccttgacctgaggacaacaggagggttaaaaggggacactaaataaaaacaggtgtaaaacacaagataaaacacGGATTAATTAAAAGCTTTGCAGTAAAGGTAAGTTTatcttattaaaatgtttaaataacggagtgatatataatataaaataagagtAATAGgagtaataaaaacataatgtgGTGCTGAAATTAAACACAAAAGGTATCTTGCTTTACCGATAATCTAATTTATaatttttgctattttaaatgatataatacatttcatttgtatCGCACTTTATGTTCACGGTGAATCTCAAAGTGATAGATGAGCTCAAAAAATACATTAtctctttaaatgttattaGATTTAACtggtaataaaatgaaatgttaacgTTAAGTATACAGACTAAATCACAAAGTATGAGTAACAGTATATGTATAAATAGTGTAATTATAATTACAATAAAGAAAAGTCTCTTTCTTCCTGCAGGTGAGGAGTTCTTGAAGGTGGAGGATGAGGACGACCAGGGTTGGTGTCGGGGGATGAAGGACGGCGGCTGGGAGGGGCTTTACCCAGCCAACTATGtggaggtggtgtagttacggCATGTTAGACTGAAACATGAAAGATCTTATCGATTCACACGCTATATTTCACTGTGGGAgtcacaaatatgttttaaaagtatgaaaaacattttaaaaaacaacaacaccaatGCTGTAAAGAACAACACCAAGTAGCTGTTAGCCAAAGATCTGTGATGAGAGTTTGATCACACATACAGAGATTGTGTTGTGTGATCTACCTGAAGGATTTTgacaaatgttttaatatatacagtatgcatagacCACTTGTATTGAAGCCGTATGATACACAATGCTTTAATGTAAAGTAAAATATGCTGGACTCTAAAGGTACACTATATAACTAACCATTTGGTGCTAAGATTGCATTACAGTACAGGactgctttccttttttttctttttgttttgttttttgcacctCAAGCTATTAAAAATGCTCACAAAGCTTCACCACATAAGAAGAAAGTGATGCTAATAATGtgattataatatttaataccGAGCAGCCTTACACGTGGAGAGATTGATAGATTTAAATATGACCTGTTCTGTTTTTGTGGTTTAAAGGAACAGGCTGAAATGATGAGGAATGTGGTTGTTTGCTGTCAAATAGCTACACAGTGAGACGAGGAGATGTCAGATTCATCTGTGTGGGGGAAACTGTTAGTCTAGTGCTATCAACAGAGAAAAACATACAATCCAAGAACTCCAAATGCTGTCTTTGTgttaaaatggtaaatggactgtacttacatagtggctttctagtctttgcgaccactcaaggcgctttacattacatgtcattcatccattcacacacattcatacactgatggcaggagctaccacacagggtgctcatcagggggaatttaaccattcattcacattcatacaccgttgacGGGAGCAatttaagtgtcttgcccaaggacacattgacatgtggactggaggagccgggaatcgaaccgccaatcttccaactCTTCCGACCACTCTATCTCCTGAGCCACATCCGTGTTAACTTAAAGCTTTTATTAGAACAAACTATGATCTGTCAGTGTGTAATTTGTTCATCTTGgctcatagtgatgaacctacagagaattatcagcaGCTCCTCTTGGCTTTACTGAGCTCATAGTTTAGTCCacctgcaactttactgttttggttcaatcTCAGAGCTCTCATAGTGTCGTTTTTGGCTCCAGAAGGCTCATGTTGTATAatgaaacactttaaaaagcCTCTGAACACTAACTGCTCAGCAGCAAAATGTCTGGTGAACACCgcggagcatttagcagctaaagagccacatatttccctcaggagttggtagagtgCAAAAACAGAGCTAGACGAGAGAGAATATTAGACTTCACCAGGTGGACCGAAAACAAAACTCCCAATGAATGATAACATCGctctgtaactgctggatgtggaaataagctaCTTTTTCCTCAACAAATCAACTTAAACATTGATCATATCTCAGTGTTGTGTTCTCAAATTGTtcctgctgcccccaagtggccaaaaaaaatcacttaatgcaggtttaaagtgGCTACAAtctctatttttttattaactatGGATTATGTGTCTACTTTTATGTGAATGAGGACTCAGagtaacaaacacagagagaactATCACTTGATTTTGCAGTTTACTTTAGCTCCACAGAGCTTTATagcctctttcagctcattgattTGGTTTTTCCAGCCTGCAATTTTACTCTTTTAGTtctctctcactgctctcatagtGTTTATTTTTGGCCACAactggcagctgttttcagtggaaacccttcaaaataaaatccactacacctgctcagcaccaaacaagCAACCAGATAAAGTTATCAAACTATCTGGTGAACATattggagcatttagcagctaagatATTTTCTCAGGATTTAGTGCAAACCAAAAACAGctaagaaaaagaataataagaCTAAATATATCGGTTTAAAAGCTGATAGTATGTCAGTGTTATGTTTACAGCGTATGTCTTCTGTTCCTAAGTTGCCAAATATCAGTTATTGTAGATTTAACACTTAGAAAATaggcttttttattttcacagacCCACTGACTGCACACAACATCCAAAACATCCTGTCTTAAATCTCCTTTGAAGCAAACTTTAGGTGACTTTTGAATGTATTGACAACAAGATTAGCCGCTAAAAAAAAAGACGTATAACATATCTGTTGAAGATACTGACAGGGTTAGGTGTCAAAATCGTATACTGGCACACAGATCTACTTCGAATCAGTATAAGTATATTAAGAGTATGTATTCATGTTAGATTACAAACTGTGTAAACAGATAAAGGTTGAAACATAACCTCCTTTTTCATTTGGTGAGAGAACCGTGGTATAATCACAATAATGCACTCTGAGGCATACCAATATGGAGAATAATGGCATCCACAtcatcttatctatatattctCATACTAAGACATCTTGGCATTATCACACGTTTAAATAAGACACTTTGGAGATCTTGGAGGGtgtattttttcaatttttgataAAGCAATGTCAGGATTTCCCCCCCTTCTTCTACTCTTCTAGTGTGTGCGGAGCTTGGACCTATTTCCACAGAACATGTTAAATGGGAGTTTCATGGGACTGAGATAATCTTAGCCACAAACAAGGCCCAGGTCTGAACATGCCCCAGATATAACATTATCTCCGCACAACATTCTCAGACATGAAATTGATATCATCAATCTTTTTCTTCAGGTTCTCGGTTTGACGCAAAAAACACGCATATAGAATTTCAGACTGTTCCTTTAAAGATAAGTTCATGGGGAACAAGTAGCTTTCCTGTCTGTCCGTAATATCAAATCATCTGTTTCTAtttctatatatgtatgtatgacgCCTATCACAGAGAGCATCTTCTTTACCAAAGTAATGACATAGCTTTCAGAAACTGCCTTACAACTGTCCTTAGCCTTATTCagtatctgtgtatgtgctgtgtgtttatgcttttccctccaaaaaaaacaaacacaaaaaaaaaaaaccctcttgtGGCAATCTGCCTGTCTTTtggaaataaaaactgaaactgtttcACAAAACTCGAGAAGTGTTATTGAATTTGGGATGGAaagaatgagtgaatgtgtgtgtgtgtgtgtgtgtgtgtgtttgaaagcaACAGAGTTAGAGTTATTCCATTTATGTGTGTCTGAGCTTGTGAATCACCCTGCCGTCATCCTCTACTGAAGTCCCTGAGTCCTGCCTGTGGATGTTATTGCATGTGCCGAGCTgtcagctgtcacacacacacacacacactaacacaacaGTGACTTTTAAGCCTCGTGTCTGTGTCAAGGCGACTGTGTCCAGGTCAAACGCTGCTTTTTATCTGAGTCAGATGACATCAACACATGGTCATCATCAGTCAAGCAACGTCTGAGCAATGTGCAATGATGAATACtccacacctacacacacatagtttaGTCTCAAATACAAGCAGATAGGAAGATGTAAAGAATGTTTCTGTTCACAGGACTAGACGAGATAATGATACCACCATGGAAGGAATTTCCTGATGACACTTTTCTATGTTAATCTATCTGTACAATCTCAGAAGAGAACTGAACACAAGTGCTTTTATCTGTTTCATCAAGGATTGTGATTAATGAAATAAACAGTTccagagatgtttttttttaatatatatatttttacttaaataaaaatagcagTTCCACAATGTTAAAATACTTCATGACAAGgattttaaaagatttaataGAGATTTCTTGAGAACTTGAGAACAAACTACTGGTTTCAGAGGAACTACTATACTCCTTCCTGCTGGAATATTTAGCACCTAAGATATTTATCTCAGGGTTTAGTGGATACTAAAAATAGCTAAGAAGACAATGTTAATCCATATCTGCTGGATGTCTGGAAAATGTTTGTCAGTTTAAAAgctgataatatgtcagtgttgtgtctgCTGCTCCAAGGTTTCCAAATGTCAGTTACCCAGGAAGGTTAACACTAAATAggcattttcattttcacagtcCCACTAGCTGAACACAACTTCTTAACCATCCTGTCCTAAATCTCCTTTGAAAGCAATACTTTGGTGACGTTTGGATGTATTGGTAACAAGATTGGTCGCTACAAAGACGTATAACATGCCTGATGTAGATACTGACAGGTTGGCAGGCGTCAAAATCTTATACTGGCACATAAATCTACTTCAAAccaacaaataaattaaactgaagGTAATTACAACAACAGTATGTT encodes:
- the si:ch211-51c14.1 gene encoding protein kinase C and casein kinase substrate in neurons protein 3 codes for the protein MSTPPSENSSEDDYNRSFWMPGNYQRTVKRTEDSFQACNDIVACFQERARVERQYAQQLSEWSNKWKPVVDSSPLYGSLLKAWHCFLSSADRLASLHASICRSLVSEDGDRVRTWQKDTFHKKLFGGFKESQDTETGFARAQKPWAKRLKKLDKARRAYHKVSRKEQAAREREEHAQGNPDVAIEKQKKIQEERELAQQEAEKVRARYEKVLEEVNRYAPRYMEEMESIFDQSQEEERKRILFLKQAFLSIHKHLDITNNESVRGVYNEIHNTLMAIDEQEDLRWWKNTHGPGMPTDWPHFQEWTPEKKAKKGKKEVEQKATIERSGMIGGVKVRALYDYVGQETDELSFKAGEEFLKVEDEDDQGWCRGMKDGGWEGLYPANYVEVV